Proteins from a single region of Solidesulfovibrio fructosivorans JJ]:
- a CDS encoding GNAT family N-acetyltransferase produces the protein MGREELIGKLRESHRVIEPGQDVAIELFRPEDAPGVAMAYYETYGDTFPLEHVYDPEEIVRRNATNDQYTVVARTPRGEVVGLFGLFRHAPNPDVYEAGQLMVLGSYRKRHLSTEFSKVALESLPRRLGIPVVFLEAVSNHTVSQLIALPWGLTFTGLEVECLPSGSRAKENDASRNTSLFLMFKAFEKPSCAVSLPEPYRAFCETLYAELALPRVCSSAAALTGETLASHFFLQETGLLRLTVTRAGRDFDEAVSTAEAKAGPRGMVQIFLNLGDAAAPPAVELLRARGYFLAGLLPYWFGADGLLLQKVGREPDWDAIQGADQRAAALRDMVREEFKRAWRGETGLPDPAEDRDGLPGG, from the coding sequence ATGGGACGCGAGGAATTGATCGGAAAACTCCGGGAGTCGCACCGGGTGATCGAGCCCGGCCAGGATGTCGCGATAGAACTTTTCCGTCCCGAGGACGCCCCGGGCGTCGCCATGGCCTATTATGAGACCTACGGCGACACCTTTCCGCTGGAGCATGTCTACGATCCCGAGGAGATCGTCCGCCGCAACGCCACGAACGATCAATATACCGTGGTCGCCCGGACGCCGCGCGGCGAGGTTGTCGGGCTGTTCGGACTGTTTCGCCACGCCCCCAACCCCGACGTCTACGAAGCCGGCCAGCTCATGGTCCTTGGGAGTTATCGGAAAAGGCACCTCAGCACGGAATTCAGCAAGGTGGCCCTCGAAAGCCTGCCCAGGCGGCTGGGGATCCCCGTGGTTTTTCTCGAGGCCGTAAGCAACCATACGGTTTCCCAGCTTATCGCTCTGCCCTGGGGCCTGACATTCACCGGACTCGAGGTGGAATGCCTGCCGTCCGGAAGCCGCGCCAAGGAGAACGACGCGTCCCGCAACACCTCCCTTTTCCTGATGTTCAAGGCGTTCGAAAAGCCCTCCTGCGCGGTGTCCTTGCCCGAGCCATACCGGGCGTTTTGCGAGACGCTGTACGCGGAACTGGCCCTCCCCCGCGTGTGTTCTTCCGCGGCGGCGCTGACGGGCGAGACACTGGCCAGCCATTTCTTTCTCCAGGAGACCGGCTTGCTGCGCCTGACCGTAACCCGGGCCGGCAGGGATTTCGACGAGGCCGTTTCCACGGCCGAAGCCAAGGCCGGGCCTCGAGGCATGGTCCAGATATTCCTCAACCTTGGCGACGCGGCTGCCCCCCCCGCCGTGGAGTTGCTGCGGGCCAGGGGGTATTTTCTGGCCGGTTTGCTGCCGTACTGGTTCGGCGCGGACGGCCTGCTCCTGCAGAAGGTCGGCCGGGAACCGGACTGGGACGCCATCCAGGGCGCTGACCAGAGGGCGGCCGCCCTCCGCGACATGGTCCGCGAGGAGTTTAAACGCGCCTGGCGCGGGGAAACAGGTCTGCCGGATCCGGCGGAAGACCGTGACGGGCTCCCGGGCGGCTAA
- a CDS encoding ThiF family adenylyltransferase, with translation MAETFLNRAVPIFTEEGLAVLRGKVVALAGLGGVGGGAFLALVRCGVTRFRLAENGVFDPPDMNRQAGALGQTMGRPKLDVYVELARSINPALELECFPEGVTGGNLEGFLAGADVYVGVIDVEKGHDIKAMTPALLEKYDLPMFTCGAIGFGALLVAHEPGGMMPEAFWRLVRERSDGNQGLLPSLFGDFFNRPVMDRIAGGCASGILPTTAIGALAANTLLACEVLTCLLRGTGLVDREPVFAPRFTVVDFLNQKLAVGDASLGA, from the coding sequence ATGGCCGAGACATTCCTGAACCGGGCGGTGCCCATCTTTACCGAGGAAGGTCTGGCGGTCCTGCGGGGCAAGGTTGTCGCCCTGGCCGGGCTTGGCGGCGTGGGCGGCGGCGCGTTTCTGGCCCTTGTCCGCTGCGGGGTGACGCGTTTCCGGCTGGCGGAAAACGGCGTTTTCGACCCGCCGGACATGAACCGGCAGGCCGGGGCCTTGGGCCAGACCATGGGGCGCCCGAAGCTCGACGTGTATGTGGAGCTGGCCCGGTCCATCAATCCGGCCTTGGAGCTCGAGTGCTTCCCGGAAGGTGTCACCGGCGGCAATCTCGAAGGGTTTCTGGCCGGGGCCGACGTGTACGTCGGCGTTATCGATGTGGAGAAAGGCCACGATATCAAGGCCATGACACCTGCCCTGCTTGAAAAATACGATCTCCCCATGTTCACCTGCGGGGCCATCGGCTTCGGCGCCCTGCTGGTGGCCCACGAGCCGGGCGGTATGATGCCGGAGGCATTCTGGCGGCTGGTGCGGGAGCGGTCCGACGGCAACCAGGGTTTGCTGCCGTCACTTTTCGGGGACTTCTTCAACCGTCCGGTCATGGACCGCATTGCCGGGGGCTGCGCGTCCGGCATCCTGCCCACCACGGCCATCGGCGCTCTGGCGGCGAACACGCTGCTCGCCTGCGAAGTCCTGACCTGCCTGCTGCGGGGAACCGGCCTGGTGGACCGCGAACCGGTCTTTGCCCCGCGATTCACCGTGGTGGATTTCCTCAACCAGAAACTGGCGGTGGGCGATGCGAGCCTTGGGGCATGA
- a CDS encoding adenine nucleotide alpha hydrolase family protein, producing the protein MRLPSHPALQYRWAVRDSRDGKVLVYYGLRNPPRHQETVLPVPAALAEALAGLDGATPLDSLPAAVRESETFGRLVAQGIVVDKQDRRRPSTADHKRTCTRCVADDHLLPGLEFDARGVCAFCQCYERAEQTGGSAGPRNVVDEAALLSIAKGNKDSRFDVMVLCTGGKDSTFLLWYLAKQLGLRVLAASWNMPYTNDTCRENIRRALELLPDVELMERTLPINAVRDAMRAQFGQVGAPCLCPTVAHVLFFPLAASERIPVVMQGVEEVQLAVMSHVMRSLQSGKGPARPEPLSIREQTLQFLGMAASAPEPPDPFSLMADYIRYQRSIRSSLDQIYGPLDRLLARAREDESVFVPQFLRLKTNALYGSWKEVATLMQKEMDWKMPPGQKGLLHTSCRIEKVKDYCQYMRFRNMRTTAFPQSIVEVSAGVSFGLLSREEAVREVAELGYHHEPEVMAELLGDLRLSDADRHSHGETVYSLCDGASGCRG; encoded by the coding sequence ATGCGTTTGCCATCGCATCCCGCACTTCAATACCGCTGGGCGGTGCGTGACAGTCGGGACGGGAAGGTCCTGGTCTATTACGGCCTGCGCAATCCGCCCCGCCACCAGGAAACGGTCCTGCCCGTGCCGGCTGCCCTGGCCGAGGCCTTGGCCGGGCTTGACGGCGCGACGCCCCTGGACAGCCTGCCGGCGGCCGTACGCGAAAGCGAGACCTTCGGCCGACTGGTCGCGCAGGGGATCGTGGTGGACAAGCAGGACCGGCGGCGGCCGTCCACGGCCGATCACAAGCGGACCTGCACCCGATGCGTGGCCGACGACCACCTGCTGCCGGGGCTGGAGTTCGATGCCCGGGGGGTGTGCGCCTTCTGCCAGTGCTACGAGCGGGCCGAACAAACGGGAGGTTCCGCCGGGCCGCGCAATGTCGTGGACGAGGCCGCCTTGCTGTCGATCGCCAAGGGCAACAAGGACTCCCGCTTCGACGTCATGGTCCTTTGCACCGGCGGCAAGGATTCCACCTTTCTGCTGTGGTATCTGGCGAAACAACTCGGGCTGCGCGTCCTGGCCGCGTCCTGGAACATGCCCTATACCAACGACACCTGCCGCGAGAACATCCGCCGGGCCCTCGAACTGCTGCCGGATGTCGAACTGATGGAACGGACCCTGCCGATAAACGCCGTCCGGGACGCCATGCGCGCCCAGTTCGGCCAAGTGGGAGCGCCGTGTCTCTGCCCGACCGTGGCCCATGTCCTTTTCTTTCCGCTCGCCGCCTCGGAACGGATCCCGGTGGTCATGCAGGGGGTCGAGGAAGTCCAGCTCGCGGTCATGAGCCATGTCATGCGCAGCCTGCAATCCGGCAAGGGACCGGCCCGGCCCGAGCCCCTGTCCATCCGCGAGCAGACCCTCCAATTCCTGGGGATGGCGGCCAGCGCGCCCGAACCGCCCGATCCCTTTTCCCTCATGGCGGACTACATCCGCTACCAGCGGTCCATCCGAAGCAGCCTGGACCAGATCTACGGACCTCTCGACCGCCTCCTTGCGCGGGCCAGGGAGGACGAATCCGTTTTCGTGCCGCAATTCCTCCGCCTGAAGACGAATGCGCTCTACGGCTCCTGGAAGGAGGTCGCGACGTTGATGCAAAAGGAAATGGACTGGAAGATGCCCCCGGGCCAGAAGGGGTTGCTGCATACCAGTTGCCGCATCGAAAAAGTCAAGGACTACTGCCAGTACATGCGCTTTCGCAACATGCGAACCACCGCCTTCCCCCAATCCATCGTGGAAGTGAGCGCCGGGGTTTCCTTCGGGCTGCTCTCCCGCGAAGAGGCAGTGCGGGAGGTCGCGGAACTCGGCTACCACCACGAACCGGAAGTCATGGCCGAGTTGCTCGGCGATCTGCGCCTCAGCGACGCCGATCGCCACAGCCACGGCGAAACCGTCTACTCCCTGTGCGACGGCGCGTCGGGATGCCGGGGGTGA
- a CDS encoding pyridoxal phosphate-dependent aminotransferase yields the protein MRGLLDLVPDYVRSFERYVPSRPDPVLMRQFGVKHLFRLNNNENALGPPLLAQEAVAAFRPELGAIYPSGDAYDLRQALAVRFGKSPDRFLVGNGSCEVISSVIRAFCGPGDAIVTADKTFAVYEWVAQFSGIETRLVPLAGRALSSAAMLAAVTEHTKVLFVCNPNNPTGSWWNRATLERFLTALDGRALVVLDEAYREFLDDPDFPDGMEVMERHANVLVFRTFSKMYGLAGFRIGYLCGSLEAVDIVRRTHIAYSVNILGQIAAAAALADDAGHIAATRRMVDEARCFLRDLFDAMGLEYVSQAGNFIMVRTPISDTMLYRKLMREGVMVRTMTGFRCPNWIRVTLGREQAMEAFAKALPKVLEHA from the coding sequence ATGCGCGGCTTGCTTGATCTCGTGCCGGACTATGTCCGGTCTTTCGAGCGCTACGTTCCCAGCCGGCCCGATCCGGTGCTCATGCGCCAGTTCGGCGTGAAGCACCTTTTTCGGCTCAACAACAACGAAAACGCCCTGGGGCCGCCGCTCCTGGCCCAAGAGGCCGTTGCCGCCTTCCGGCCCGAGCTGGGCGCCATCTACCCGAGCGGCGACGCCTATGACCTGCGCCAGGCCCTGGCCGTCCGTTTCGGCAAATCCCCGGACCGGTTCCTGGTCGGCAACGGCTCCTGCGAGGTCATCAGCTCCGTCATCCGGGCCTTCTGCGGGCCTGGCGACGCCATTGTGACCGCCGACAAGACCTTTGCCGTCTACGAGTGGGTGGCGCAATTTTCCGGAATCGAAACCCGGCTGGTTCCCCTTGCGGGTCGGGCCCTGTCATCCGCAGCCATGCTGGCGGCCGTCACGGAGCACACCAAGGTCCTCTTCGTGTGCAATCCCAACAATCCCACCGGGTCCTGGTGGAACCGGGCCACCCTGGAACGCTTTCTGACCGCCCTCGACGGCCGGGCCCTGGTGGTGCTCGACGAGGCCTACCGCGAGTTCCTGGACGATCCGGACTTCCCCGACGGCATGGAGGTCATGGAGCGCCACGCCAACGTCCTGGTCTTTCGCACCTTCTCCAAGATGTACGGCCTGGCCGGTTTTCGGATCGGCTACCTGTGCGGCTCCCTGGAGGCGGTGGATATCGTGCGACGCACCCACATCGCCTATTCGGTGAACATCCTGGGCCAGATCGCGGCCGCGGCGGCCTTGGCCGACGACGCCGGGCACATTGCCGCCACCCGGCGCATGGTGGACGAAGCCAGGTGCTTTCTCCGCGACCTGTTTGACGCCATGGGGCTGGAATACGTGAGCCAGGCCGGCAACTTCATCATGGTCCGCACGCCGATCTCCGACACCATGCTCTACCGCAAGCTCATGCGCGAGGGCGTGATGGTGCGCACCATGACCGGCTTTCGCTGCCCCAACTGGATTCGCGTCACCCTGGGCCGGGAGCAGGCCATGGAAGCCTTCGCCAAGGCCCTGCCCAAGGTCCTGGAGCACGCATGA
- the amrS gene encoding AmmeMemoRadiSam system radical SAM enzyme gives MHPAQLWKALPDGRVSCRLCAHFCRIADGDRGLCGVRVNKGGALYTLAYERVAAAHLDPVEKKPLYHFQPGSLAFSIGTMGCNLSCAFCQNYSLSQPPRQGRPVTGERTTPAALVEAAKASGASSIAYTYSEPTVFFELMRDTAVLAHEAGLKNIMVSNGFQSPKCLEALDGLIDAANIDLKAMNPDFYERVCGAKLRPVLQNLAHMRKLGWWLEVTTLLIPGGNDADGELKELAAFLVKELGVDTPWHISRFHPDFNMRDAPTTPLSRLERAWEIGREAGLRYVYVGNVLSEAHSGTICPSCGTVVLARSGMGLREARLTRGHCASCGAAIAGVGLP, from the coding sequence ATGCATCCGGCGCAACTATGGAAAGCCTTGCCCGACGGGCGCGTGTCGTGCCGGCTGTGCGCGCATTTTTGCCGCATCGCCGACGGCGATAGGGGCCTGTGCGGGGTGCGGGTCAACAAGGGCGGCGCGCTTTACACCCTGGCGTACGAACGCGTGGCGGCGGCCCATCTCGATCCGGTGGAGAAAAAACCGCTCTACCACTTCCAGCCGGGCAGCCTCGCCTTTTCCATCGGCACCATGGGCTGCAATCTGTCGTGCGCCTTCTGTCAGAACTATTCGCTGTCCCAGCCGCCGCGCCAGGGACGCCCGGTGACCGGCGAGCGGACCACCCCGGCGGCGCTTGTGGAGGCGGCCAAGGCATCGGGCGCGTCCTCCATCGCCTACACCTATTCCGAGCCCACGGTCTTTTTCGAGCTCATGCGCGACACGGCGGTTCTGGCCCATGAGGCGGGGCTCAAAAACATCATGGTATCCAACGGATTTCAGAGCCCCAAATGTCTCGAGGCCCTGGACGGGCTGATCGACGCGGCCAACATCGACCTCAAGGCCATGAATCCGGATTTCTACGAGCGCGTGTGCGGCGCCAAACTGCGCCCCGTGCTGCAAAATCTCGCGCATATGCGCAAGCTTGGCTGGTGGCTGGAGGTGACGACGCTGCTTATTCCCGGGGGCAACGACGCCGACGGGGAGCTTAAGGAGCTGGCCGCGTTTCTAGTCAAAGAGCTTGGGGTGGACACGCCGTGGCACATTTCGCGCTTCCACCCGGATTTCAACATGCGCGACGCGCCGACAACGCCGCTTTCACGGCTGGAGCGGGCCTGGGAAATCGGCCGTGAGGCCGGCTTGCGCTACGTCTACGTGGGCAATGTGCTCAGCGAGGCGCATAGCGGCACGATCTGCCCGAGCTGCGGGACGGTCGTGCTGGCGCGATCGGGAATGGGACTGCGGGAAGCGCGCCTCACGCGGGGACACTGCGCCTCCTGCGGCGCGGCCATCGCCGGAGTCGGGTTGCCCTAG
- the purM gene encoding phosphoribosylformylglycinamidine cyclo-ligase yields MADRSAPYKAAGVDIEAGNTLVSRIKSIVAGTYGKGVVSDIGGFGGLFKLDPEAYAEPVLVSSTDGVGTKLKLAHDFDRHDTVGIDLVAMCVNDILVQGAKPLFFLDYFATGRLSVDLAERVVTGIAEGCKQACCALLGGETAEMPGFYPDGVYDLAGFCVGIVDNAAIIDGSSIGVGDVVIGIESSGPHSNGYSLIRKLLDASGLKGDDPMPESGKTVAEALCAPTRIYVKTVLNLLRDFEIKGMVHITGGGFYDNVNRILPRGVAAHFRFGSWDVPPVFDWLREQGKMSWPEMLQIFNCGVGFMLVVAPEVAPDVMQRLKALHEYAQIIGRIEMRGGDEAEQVVVEFPDAR; encoded by the coding sequence ATGGCCGACAGATCGGCTCCCTACAAGGCCGCCGGCGTTGACATCGAAGCCGGCAATACGCTGGTTTCGCGCATCAAATCCATTGTGGCCGGCACCTACGGCAAGGGCGTCGTGTCCGATATCGGCGGCTTCGGCGGGCTGTTCAAGCTCGACCCCGAAGCCTACGCCGAGCCCGTCCTGGTATCCTCCACCGACGGCGTGGGCACCAAGCTCAAGCTCGCCCATGACTTTGACCGCCATGATACCGTGGGTATCGACCTTGTGGCCATGTGTGTCAACGATATTCTCGTTCAGGGTGCCAAGCCGCTTTTCTTCCTGGATTATTTCGCCACGGGCCGGCTTTCGGTCGATCTGGCCGAACGGGTCGTGACCGGCATCGCCGAAGGCTGCAAGCAAGCCTGTTGCGCGCTTCTGGGCGGCGAAACGGCGGAGATGCCCGGCTTCTACCCCGACGGCGTCTACGACCTGGCCGGCTTTTGTGTCGGCATCGTGGACAACGCCGCCATCATCGACGGTTCGAGCATCGGCGTCGGCGACGTGGTCATCGGCATCGAATCCTCCGGGCCGCACTCCAACGGCTATTCGCTGATCCGAAAGCTGCTCGACGCCTCGGGGCTTAAAGGCGACGACCCCATGCCCGAGTCCGGCAAGACCGTGGCCGAGGCGCTGTGCGCCCCCACTCGCATCTACGTGAAGACCGTGCTCAACCTGCTGCGCGATTTCGAAATCAAGGGCATGGTCCACATCACCGGCGGCGGCTTCTACGACAATGTCAACCGCATCCTGCCGCGCGGCGTCGCCGCCCATTTCCGCTTCGGCTCCTGGGACGTGCCGCCGGTTTTCGACTGGCTGCGGGAACAGGGGAAGATGAGCTGGCCGGAGATGCTCCAGATTTTCAACTGCGGCGTCGGCTTCATGCTGGTGGTGGCCCCGGAGGTCGCTCCGGACGTCATGCAGCGCCTCAAAGCCCTACACGAATACGCTCAGATCATCGGCCGCATCGAAATGCGCGGCGGCGACGAGGCCGAACAGGTGGTCGTCGAATTTCCCGACGCGCGCTAG
- a CDS encoding radical SAM protein, whose protein sequence is MAEYKPRPMLVFADESGNIYDHPELEMLVRRGDRLEPPRPDELIPLPPESELFLLPGRDALGFDPDSGEIERLEERAVAAFVCPGHTLSATAAYAARPDAPVLPLFAYGAVGFSGDRFFVAASRVDQDRRQVFSGIPQERIVKGAKALRKKYPKNRLIEHLSGCALTFCCPAARNLALGRFEAPLPTARACNARCIGCLSLQPPDSGFPSTQNRIAFAPDPTEIVEIMTEHSRHERRPIYSFGQGCEGEPLTEIEAISEAVKRFRAAGGRGTVNVNTNASLPDAVERFAASGGSSIRVSLSSADPALYAAYYRPKGYDFADVRESIARAKAGGLFVSLNFLFFPGVSDTEAELAQLTELITAYKVDFVQLRNLNLDPQLYMKVAAESGALTNPARLASMGLKNFRKRLRKACPWLGFGYFNPYREEGGKEE, encoded by the coding sequence GTGGCCGAATACAAACCCCGCCCCATGCTTGTCTTTGCCGACGAGTCCGGCAACATCTACGACCATCCCGAGCTGGAGATGCTGGTGCGCCGGGGCGACCGGCTGGAGCCGCCGCGCCCGGACGAGCTGATCCCCCTGCCGCCGGAGAGCGAGCTGTTCCTGCTGCCCGGCCGGGACGCCCTGGGCTTCGATCCGGATTCCGGGGAGATCGAACGCCTGGAAGAGCGGGCCGTGGCCGCCTTCGTCTGCCCGGGACATACCCTTTCGGCAACGGCCGCCTATGCCGCCCGGCCCGACGCGCCGGTGCTGCCGCTTTTCGCCTACGGCGCGGTGGGATTTTCCGGGGACCGGTTCTTCGTGGCCGCGTCCCGGGTGGATCAGGACCGGCGGCAGGTCTTTTCCGGCATCCCCCAGGAACGCATCGTCAAGGGAGCCAAGGCGCTTCGGAAAAAATACCCCAAGAACAGGCTGATCGAGCACTTAAGCGGCTGCGCCTTGACCTTCTGCTGTCCGGCGGCGCGCAACCTGGCTCTGGGACGCTTCGAAGCCCCCCTGCCCACGGCCCGGGCCTGCAATGCCCGCTGCATCGGCTGCCTGTCGCTCCAGCCGCCGGATTCGGGTTTTCCCTCCACCCAGAACCGCATCGCCTTCGCCCCCGATCCGACCGAGATCGTGGAAATCATGACCGAACACAGCCGCCACGAGCGCCGGCCGATCTATTCCTTCGGCCAGGGCTGCGAAGGCGAACCGCTGACGGAAATCGAGGCCATAAGCGAGGCCGTCAAGCGGTTTCGCGCGGCCGGCGGGCGGGGCACGGTCAACGTCAACACCAACGCCAGCCTGCCGGATGCCGTGGAACGCTTCGCCGCATCCGGCGGTTCTTCGATACGGGTCAGCCTGTCGAGTGCCGACCCGGCCCTCTACGCGGCCTACTACCGCCCCAAAGGCTACGACTTCGCCGATGTGCGCGAGAGCATCGCCCGGGCCAAAGCCGGCGGACTCTTCGTCTCGCTCAATTTCCTCTTCTTCCCGGGCGTCTCGGACACCGAGGCGGAACTGGCCCAGCTTACGGAGCTGATCACCGCATACAAGGTGGATTTCGTACAGCTGCGAAACCTCAACCTGGACCCGCAACTCTACATGAAGGTGGCGGCGGAAAGCGGCGCGCTGACCAATCCGGCCAGACTCGCCTCCATGGGACTCAAAAACTTCCGCAAACGCCTGCGCAAGGCCTGCCCCTGGCTGGGGTTCGGCTATTTCAACCCGTATCGGGAAGAGGGGGGGAAGGAAGAGTAG
- a CDS encoding C-GCAxxG-C-C family protein, whose protein sequence is MTRQEVEQTAVSVMSTGYNCAETILRLATDHLGIPGDGASTRIATCFGGGVGRSHAEICGALSGAVMALGLAYGRDASDISCTQAHALASAFRQRFIEQFGSSCCATLRESLGRHEADPDCKRLVADTAGLLHEFLMEQRQSH, encoded by the coding sequence ATGACACGGCAGGAAGTCGAACAGACCGCGGTTTCAGTCATGTCCACGGGCTACAACTGCGCCGAAACCATCCTGCGCCTGGCAACCGACCACCTCGGCATCCCCGGGGACGGGGCATCCACGCGCATCGCCACCTGCTTCGGCGGCGGCGTGGGACGTTCCCATGCCGAAATCTGCGGGGCGTTGTCCGGCGCGGTCATGGCCCTAGGCCTCGCCTACGGCCGCGACGCGTCCGATATCTCCTGCACCCAGGCCCACGCCCTGGCCTCCGCTTTCCGGCAGCGCTTCATCGAACAATTCGGCTCGAGCTGCTGCGCGACGTTGCGGGAAAGCCTCGGCCGTCATGAGGCCGATCCGGACTGCAAGCGCCTCGTCGCCGATACCGCCGGCCTGCTGCACGAATTCCTCATGGAGCAACGCCAGTCGCATTAG
- the rpsI gene encoding 30S ribosomal protein S9, translating into MSDEFFYGTGRRKSAVARTRLYKGNGRILVNDRPFEEYFPRPTLAAIVRQALLLTKLDGRVDVKVNVAGGGMTGQAEAVRHGISRALCTLDPELRGVLKKAGLLTRDSREKERKKYGQRGARARFQYSKR; encoded by the coding sequence ATGAGCGACGAATTCTTCTACGGCACCGGCCGCCGCAAGTCCGCCGTGGCCCGTACCCGCCTGTACAAGGGCAACGGACGCATCCTGGTCAACGACCGTCCTTTCGAGGAATATTTTCCCCGCCCCACCCTGGCGGCCATCGTGCGCCAGGCACTGCTTTTGACCAAGCTCGACGGCCGTGTCGACGTGAAGGTCAATGTGGCCGGCGGCGGCATGACCGGCCAAGCCGAAGCCGTGCGCCACGGCATCTCCCGGGCGCTGTGCACGCTTGATCCCGAACTGCGCGGCGTGCTGAAAAAAGCCGGCCTGCTCACCCGCGATTCCCGCGAGAAGGAACGTAAAAAGTACGGCCAGCGCGGCGCCCGCGCCCGGTTCCAGTACTCGAAGCGTTAA
- the rplM gene encoding 50S ribosomal protein L13, whose amino-acid sequence MKTFSPTPKDINRNWFVVDASDKILGRLASAVAVRLRGKHKAEFAPHMDTGDFIVVVNAAKVKTTGRKLDQKMYYRHSGWIGGLKETSLRDMLDKKPEEVIRKAVRGMLPKNRLGRAMLKKLKVYAGEAHPHEAQKPETLDV is encoded by the coding sequence ATGAAAACGTTTAGCCCGACGCCCAAAGATATCAACCGGAACTGGTTCGTGGTCGATGCCTCGGACAAGATTCTCGGCCGCCTGGCGTCCGCCGTGGCCGTGCGCCTGCGCGGCAAGCACAAGGCGGAATTCGCCCCCCATATGGACACCGGCGATTTCATCGTCGTGGTCAACGCCGCCAAGGTCAAGACCACCGGCCGCAAGCTGGACCAAAAAATGTACTATCGCCATTCCGGCTGGATTGGCGGCCTCAAGGAAACCTCCCTGCGCGACATGCTGGACAAGAAGCCCGAAGAGGTCATCCGCAAGGCCGTGCGGGGCATGCTGCCCAAAAATCGCCTTGGTCGGGCGATGCTGAAAAAACTCAAGGTTTACGCCGGCGAGGCCCATCCCCACGAGGCCCAGAAGCCCGAAACCCTCGACGTGTAA
- a CDS encoding HD domain-containing protein, translated as MVSVRKSLLQLLFAGSFMKRWNDKHRGMELVEVDKQAHKMMVAWMLYELNGTHLAEPERLALGLEIVEGGLFEYLYRLIITDIKPPVFYKIKAKPEHYQKLTAWVLEQLEPRVRELGEDFWSRLTAYVAVPESDAPARRILDAAHLYASGWEYSLIKRDNPWDDELLEIESSFTDGLARFSDLHGVKELAAGLFEGQKTPLGHFGRLLGQLRFQTRWSQTPRIPETSVLGHMFLVAAYAYFFSLAVDACPARRLNNFFAGLVHDMPELLTRDIISPVKQSVVQLGGMIKEYEREELERRVFSVLKRGGYAGLADRLAYLLGIEVGSEFYESVRDEAGRARRVSPVELGGACNLDSFDPKDGELLKVCDSLAAFIEAYTALRNGITSDQLQQAVWRLRNKYSGTTLFNRVHIGALLADFD; from the coding sequence ATGGTCAGCGTCCGCAAGAGTCTGCTTCAACTGCTTTTCGCCGGTTCGTTCATGAAGCGCTGGAACGACAAGCATCGCGGCATGGAGCTGGTGGAGGTCGACAAGCAGGCCCACAAGATGATGGTGGCCTGGATGCTCTACGAACTCAACGGCACCCACCTTGCCGAACCCGAACGGTTGGCCCTGGGCCTCGAGATCGTCGAAGGCGGGCTGTTCGAGTACCTGTACCGGCTTATCATCACCGATATCAAGCCCCCCGTCTTCTATAAGATCAAGGCGAAGCCCGAGCATTACCAAAAGCTTACGGCCTGGGTGCTGGAGCAGCTCGAACCGCGCGTGCGCGAGTTGGGCGAGGATTTCTGGTCGCGGCTGACGGCCTATGTCGCCGTACCCGAGTCGGACGCGCCGGCCCGGCGCATCCTGGACGCGGCCCACCTGTATGCCAGCGGTTGGGAATATTCCCTTATAAAGCGCGACAATCCCTGGGACGACGAGCTGCTCGAGATCGAATCGTCGTTTACCGACGGTCTGGCCCGGTTTTCCGATCTGCACGGGGTCAAGGAGCTTGCCGCGGGACTTTTCGAGGGCCAAAAAACGCCGCTTGGGCATTTCGGCCGGTTGCTCGGCCAACTGCGTTTCCAGACGCGCTGGTCCCAGACCCCGCGCATCCCGGAAACGTCCGTGCTCGGCCATATGTTCCTGGTCGCGGCCTATGCCTATTTCTTCAGCCTGGCCGTCGACGCCTGCCCGGCCCGGCGGCTCAACAACTTTTTCGCCGGCCTGGTCCACGACATGCCGGAACTGCTCACCCGCGACATCATCTCCCCGGTCAAGCAGTCGGTGGTGCAGCTTGGCGGCATGATCAAGGAGTACGAGCGGGAGGAGCTGGAGCGCCGGGTGTTTTCCGTGCTCAAACGGGGCGGTTATGCCGGGTTGGCCGACCGGCTGGCCTATCTGCTCGGCATCGAGGTGGGCTCGGAATTCTACGAGTCCGTGCGGGACGAGGCGGGGAGGGCGCGGCGCGTTTCGCCCGTGGAGCTTGGCGGCGCGTGCAACCTGGACAGCTTCGACCCCAAGGACGGGGAGCTGCTCAAGGTCTGCGATTCGTTGGCCGCTTTCATCGAGGCCTATACGGCGCTGCGAAACGGCATCACCTCCGACCAGCTCCAGCAGGCGGTCTGGCGGCTGCGCAACAAGTACTCCGGCACGACGCTGTTTAACCGGGTGCACATCGGGGCGCTTCTGGCCGATTTCGACTGA